In Buchnera aphidicola (Aphis aurantii), one DNA window encodes the following:
- the rplM gene encoding 50S ribosomal protein L13 has protein sequence MKTFSIKKKNIQQDWFYVDATNKILGRFSSALALRLRGKHKVEYTPHIDVGDYIIVLNAAKILVTGNKKSNKIYYHHTGYIGGIKQSKFEEIMIKNPEKIIELAVKGMLPKGPLGRLMFKKLKVFSDENHNHSAQCPKFLNI, from the coding sequence ATGAAGACTTTTTCAATTAAAAAGAAAAACATACAACAAGATTGGTTTTATGTAGATGCAACTAATAAAATTTTAGGCAGGTTCTCCAGTGCTTTAGCTCTTCGACTTAGGGGGAAACATAAAGTTGAATATACACCACATATAGATGTTGGGGATTATATTATTGTTTTAAACGCGGCTAAAATATTAGTTACAGGAAACAAGAAAAGCAATAAAATTTATTATCACCATACAGGTTATATCGGTGGAATAAAACAATCTAAATTCGAAGAAATTATGATAAAAAACCCCGAAAAAATTATTGAATTAGCAGTGAAAGGAATGTTACCAAAAGGTCCTTTAGGTCGCTTAATGTTTAAAAAATTAAAAGTTTTTTCAGATGAAAACCATAATCATTCGGCTCAATGTCCTAAAT
- a CDS encoding chorismate mutase gives MLSENDLVDLRNEINNIDKKIVKLLAQRKKLVYKIAQSKIQNNQPIRDIDREKNLLSNLTNLGKKKNLNPDYITCLFKLIIKESIRTQKKLLEKSKVNKKTNKTIASFLGPKGTYSHIALSQYEKQSLKKFVEKECVNFEEVIESVEKNESNYAILPIENSFSGPINEIFNILKEIKLFIIGEIYVHIDHCLLALEQVEFNIIKRIYSHPQPFKQCSNFINQFPHWKSTYTNSTADAIKKIIKYQKITNVALGSEIGNKIYGLKILRKNISNTINNITKFVVLSKKPIKIDSNKQVKTTIIFSVKNPSKEIYEIISTLKQKKIIVKILIFNNITKNQQEKIFYLDIEKNLSSNTIQNILNKIQKISQFKKILGCYPIANKKLF, from the coding sequence ATGCTGTCTGAAAATGATTTAGTAGATCTTCGAAATGAAATCAACAATATTGATAAAAAAATAGTAAAATTATTAGCGCAAAGAAAAAAATTAGTATATAAAATAGCTCAATCTAAAATACAAAACAATCAACCAATACGTGATATAGATCGAGAAAAAAATTTATTATCTAATCTAACTAATTTAGGAAAAAAGAAAAATTTAAACCCTGATTATATAACATGTTTGTTTAAATTAATAATTAAAGAATCTATACGAACGCAAAAAAAACTATTAGAAAAATCCAAAGTAAATAAAAAAACAAATAAAACTATTGCTTCATTTCTAGGGCCTAAAGGAACATATTCACATATTGCTTTATCTCAATATGAAAAACAAAGTTTAAAAAAATTTGTTGAAAAAGAATGCGTAAATTTTGAAGAAGTGATTGAATCAGTGGAAAAAAATGAGTCCAATTATGCTATTTTACCAATAGAAAATAGCTTTTCTGGTCCTATTAATGAAATATTTAATATTTTAAAGGAAATAAAATTATTTATCATAGGAGAAATATATGTGCATATAGACCATTGTTTGTTAGCATTAGAACAAGTTGAATTTAATATTATTAAAAGAATATATAGTCACCCTCAACCATTTAAACAATGTAGTAATTTTATTAATCAATTTCCACATTGGAAATCTACGTATACCAATAGTACAGCTGACGCAATAAAAAAAATTATCAAATATCAAAAAATAACTAACGTTGCTTTAGGAAGTGAAATAGGAAATAAAATCTATGGATTAAAAATTTTACGTAAAAATATATCAAATACAATCAATAACATAACAAAATTTGTTGTTTTATCGAAAAAACCTATCAAAATTGACTCAAATAAACAAGTAAAAACTACAATAATATTTTCCGTAAAAAATCCATCAAAAGAAATTTATGAAATAATTTCCACGCTAAAACAAAAAAAAATAATTGTAAAAATACTAATTTTTAATAATATTACTAAAAATCAACAAGAAAAAATATTTTATCTTGATATTGAAAAAAATTTATCATCTAATACAATACAAAATATTCTTAATAAAATTCAAAAAATTTCTCAGTTTAAAAAAATACTAGGTTGCTATCCTATTGCAAATAAAAAATTATTTTAA
- the ffh gene encoding signal recognition particle protein — MFSSLSERLSKSLRKIVNKGRLTESNIKETIREVRKAFLEADVTLSVIKQFIENVTKKSIGYEINQSLTPGQEFIKIVRNELISTIGAKNNNLNLAIRPPAVILIVGLQGVGKTTTVAKISKWIKDKYKKKILITSTDVYRAAAIKQLEILSNQIDIDFYLSNINQKPIEITEEAIKHAKLKLYDILLIDTAGRLHIDKTMMNEIQQIQNFSKPIETLLVVDSMMGQDAINMAKSFNEYLSISGIILTKTDSDSRSGIALSMRYITEKPIKFIGTGEKLTNLEIFHPERIADKILGMNKVISIIQDIEEKINQSHVKNLTNKLKKGHDFNLNDFLIQIKEMKKIGGLNYFIDKFSHDKMVYNNLLLGNDKNTLNKIEAIIYSMTPKERNNPVIIKGSRKRRIALGSGTQIQDINKLLKNFDNIKKIMNKIKNNGIGRMIRNIKNILPRCF; from the coding sequence ATGTTTAGTAGTTTATCCGAACGACTCTCAAAAAGTTTACGTAAAATTGTTAATAAAGGAAGATTGACAGAATCAAATATTAAAGAAACTATAAGAGAAGTAAGAAAAGCATTTTTAGAAGCCGATGTTACATTATCAGTAATTAAACAATTTATAGAAAATGTTACAAAAAAATCCATTGGTTATGAAATTAATCAAAGTTTGACACCTGGCCAGGAATTCATAAAAATTGTACGAAATGAATTAATTTCTACTATTGGCGCTAAAAATAATAATTTAAATCTTGCTATTCGCCCACCGGCGGTTATATTAATAGTGGGTTTGCAAGGAGTGGGAAAAACTACTACTGTAGCAAAAATATCAAAATGGATAAAAGATAAATATAAAAAAAAAATACTTATTACATCTACTGATGTGTATCGAGCTGCTGCAATCAAGCAACTTGAAATCTTATCTAATCAAATTGATATTGATTTTTATTTATCTAATATTAATCAAAAACCCATTGAAATCACAGAAGAAGCTATTAAACATGCTAAACTAAAATTATATGATATTCTATTGATAGATACAGCAGGACGTTTACATATTGATAAAACAATGATGAATGAAATACAACAAATACAAAATTTTTCCAAACCTATTGAAACATTATTAGTAGTAGATTCAATGATGGGTCAAGATGCAATCAATATGGCAAAAAGTTTCAACGAATATTTATCTATATCAGGTATTATATTAACTAAAACTGATAGTGATTCTAGAAGTGGAATTGCATTATCAATGCGTTATATTACAGAAAAACCAATTAAATTCATAGGAACAGGAGAAAAGTTAACAAATTTAGAAATATTTCATCCAGAACGTATAGCTGATAAAATTTTAGGCATGAATAAAGTTATATCTATTATTCAAGATATTGAAGAAAAAATCAATCAATCTCATGTAAAAAATTTAACTAACAAACTGAAAAAAGGACATGATTTTAATCTAAATGATTTTTTAATTCAAATAAAAGAAATGAAAAAAATAGGCGGTTTAAATTATTTTATAGATAAATTTTCTCATGATAAAATGGTGTATAATAATTTATTATTAGGAAACGATAAAAATACTCTAAATAAAATAGAAGCAATAATATATTCCATGACACCTAAAGAAAGAAATAATCCAGTAATTATTAAAGGTTCTAGAAAACGAAGAATTGCTTTAGGATCTGGTACTCAAATTCAAGATATAAATAAATTATTAAAAAATTTTGATAATATAAAAAAAATTATGAATAAAATAAAGAATAATGGAATTGGACGAATGATTCGTAACATAAAAAATATATTACCTAGATGTTTTTAA
- the rpsP gene encoding 30S ribosomal protein S16, whose protein sequence is MVKIRLARYGNKKRPFYKIVAADNRFARDGRFIERLGYFNPLSQDSNTSIKLNINRIIYWQKNGAQLSDRSKKIIKLFKKNKGIS, encoded by the coding sequence ATGGTAAAAATTAGATTAGCTCGATATGGCAATAAAAAGCGTCCATTTTATAAAATAGTAGCAGCAGATAATCGTTTTGCTAGAGATGGACGCTTTATTGAAAGATTAGGTTATTTTAATCCATTATCTCAAGATAGCAATACTTCTATAAAATTAAATATTAATCGAATTATATATTGGCAGAAAAATGGAGCACAACTTTCAGATCGCTCAAAAAAAATAATTAAACTGTTTAAAAAAAATAAGGGGATATCATAA
- the rimM gene encoding ribosome maturation factor RimM (Essential for efficient processing of 16S rRNA) encodes MGKVYGILGWINFYSFTENKEKIFSYLPWFILKNKAWEIIQLKNWKKHNNHFIIQINNIIDRSIANKWTNTEIFINKNQLPKLKQDEYYWDDIIKCKVFNVTKKYLGTVINLINNKHNDILLLQNECEKKNIKKIMIPFVIGKIIQKIDIKNKIIIVKWN; translated from the coding sequence ATAGGAAAAGTTTATGGAATATTAGGTTGGATAAATTTTTATTCGTTCACAGAAAATAAAGAAAAAATATTCAGTTATCTTCCATGGTTCATCTTAAAAAACAAAGCATGGGAGATTATTCAACTTAAAAATTGGAAAAAACATAATAATCATTTTATTATTCAAATTAATAATATTATAGATCGATCTATTGCTAACAAATGGACTAATACTGAAATTTTTATTAATAAAAATCAACTTCCAAAACTTAAACAAGATGAATATTATTGGGATGACATTATTAAATGCAAAGTATTTAATGTGACAAAAAAATATTTAGGTACAGTAATTAATTTAATAAATAATAAACATAATGATATTCTTCTTTTGCAAAATGAATGTGAAAAAAAAAATATAAAAAAAATAATGATTCCATTTGTAATCGGAAAAATAATACAAAAAATAGATATTAAGAATAAAATTATAATAGTCAAATGGAATTAA
- the trmD gene encoding tRNA (guanosine(37)-N1)-methyltransferase TrmD, whose translation MKKKDHHTLISFHIITIFPEMFHAISNYGVIGQAIQKNIVNLSFLNPRDFSKNKYKSIDDRPYGGGPGMLMSMQPLYLSINYSKSLLKDATVIYLSPQGITLNQNNVFQLIEKKKIIFVCGRYEGIDQRIIDSLIDEEWSIGDYILTGGELAAMVIIDSISRFIPGVINTKKSVEKESFYNNLLDYPNYTRPKEIYNMKVPDILLSGNHNKIRLWRLKQSLEKTLEKRPDLLKRKILDKEEKIILHKLKNKK comes from the coding sequence ATTAAAAAAAAAGATCATCACACATTAATATCATTTCATATCATTACCATATTTCCAGAAATGTTTCATGCAATTTCAAATTATGGAGTTATTGGACAAGCAATTCAAAAAAATATTGTGAATCTTAGTTTCCTAAATCCAAGAGATTTTTCTAAAAATAAATATAAATCTATCGATGATCGTCCCTATGGGGGAGGACCGGGGATGTTAATGAGTATGCAACCATTATATTTATCTATTAATTACTCAAAATCTTTATTAAAAGATGCCACAGTGATTTATTTATCCCCACAAGGAATAACACTAAATCAAAATAATGTTTTTCAATTGATTGAAAAAAAAAAAATCATTTTCGTATGCGGTAGATATGAAGGGATAGATCAAAGAATTATTGATTCTTTAATCGATGAAGAATGGTCAATAGGGGATTATATACTAACTGGGGGAGAACTAGCAGCTATGGTTATAATAGATTCTATTTCTAGATTTATTCCTGGGGTAATTAATACAAAAAAATCAGTAGAAAAAGAATCTTTTTATAATAATTTACTTGATTACCCAAATTATACTAGACCAAAAGAAATTTACAATATGAAAGTACCAGATATATTACTTTCTGGTAATCATAATAAAATTCGTTTATGGCGCTTAAAACAATCTTTAGAAAAAACTTTAGAAAAACGACCAGATTTATTAAAAAGAAAAATTTTAGACAAAGAAGAAAAAATAATTTTACATAAATTAAAAAATAAAAAATAG
- the rplS gene encoding 50S ribosomal protein L19 — protein sequence MINIIQQIEQEQLKKNIPSFRPGDTIEVKVWVIEGTKKRLQSFEGIVISIKNRSLNSSFTVRKISNGEAVERVFQTHSHNIDCIIVKRKGLVRKAKLYYLRTRTGKSARIKEKIK from the coding sequence ATGATAAATATAATTCAACAAATAGAACAAGAGCAATTAAAAAAAAATATCCCTAGTTTCCGACCTGGAGACACAATAGAAGTAAAAGTATGGGTGATTGAGGGAACTAAAAAACGTTTGCAATCTTTCGAGGGAATAGTAATTTCAATAAAAAATCGATCTTTAAATTCATCTTTTACTGTTCGTAAAATTTCAAATGGAGAAGCTGTAGAACGAGTTTTTCAAACCCATTCTCACAATATTGATTGTATCATTGTTAAACGAAAAGGATTAGTAAGAAAAGCAAAACTATATTACCTTAGAACACGTACTGGAAAATCCGCTAGAATTAAGGAAAAAATTAAATAA
- the tldD gene encoding metalloprotease TldD codes for MTLELVSESLLTSNKLNHQNLLEILEDISIHGLDYGDLYFQSRIYESWVLENRIIKEGVYHLDQGVGVRAISGEKTGFAYTDQISIEAIRKSAKMAKSIIDIKKNKIISKIFAEKKPCSFYDILNPLDTFTATEKTNLLYKVDHIARKLDHRVVQVNATLSGSYEKILVASTDGELASDIRPLVEFSISVIVEENGKIERGKSGGGSRANYNFFLSKDNSLEEIRIDYWVKEAVRIALLNLSSKEAPSGSFPVVLGSGWPGILLHEAVGHGLEGDFNRKGTSVFTNMIGKKVASELCTVIDDGTIKNQRGSLNIDDEGVIGQKNILIENGILKKYMQDKLNARLMGTESTGNGRRESYSHLPMPRMTNTYMLSGISKIEDIIKSIDYGIYAINFSGGQVDITSGQFVFSTSEAYLVEKGKISSPIRNSTLIGSGIEVMQNISMVGNDLKMDHGVGICGKDGQNIPVGIGQPSIKIDKLTIGGTIQ; via the coding sequence ATGACATTGGAATTAGTTAGTGAATCTTTATTGACATCAAATAAATTGAATCATCAAAATCTTTTGGAAATATTAGAAGATATTTCAATTCATGGTTTAGATTACGGAGATTTATATTTTCAATCACGTATTTACGAATCTTGGGTTTTGGAAAACCGAATTATTAAAGAAGGGGTATATCACTTAGATCAGGGTGTTGGTGTGAGAGCTATTTCTGGGGAAAAAACTGGATTTGCATACACAGATCAAATATCAATAGAAGCTATAAGGAAAAGTGCTAAAATGGCAAAAAGTATTATTGATATTAAAAAAAATAAAATAATATCAAAAATATTTGCAGAAAAAAAACCATGTTCTTTTTATGATATTTTAAATCCATTAGACACATTCACTGCTACTGAAAAAACTAATCTATTATATAAAGTAGATCATATCGCTAGAAAATTAGATCATCGTGTAGTTCAAGTTAATGCTACTTTAAGTGGATCTTACGAAAAAATTTTAGTCGCTTCTACTGATGGGGAATTAGCTTCTGACATAAGACCATTAGTTGAATTTTCAATTAGTGTTATAGTTGAGGAAAATGGAAAAATAGAACGTGGAAAAAGTGGAGGAGGCAGTCGTGCTAATTATAATTTTTTCTTAAGTAAAGATAATTCTTTAGAAGAAATTAGAATTGACTACTGGGTTAAAGAAGCTGTTCGTATAGCTTTACTAAATTTATCTTCAAAAGAAGCTCCTTCTGGAAGTTTTCCTGTAGTTTTGGGTTCTGGATGGCCTGGCATTTTGCTGCATGAAGCTGTGGGGCATGGTCTAGAAGGAGATTTTAATAGAAAAGGAACATCAGTATTTACCAATATGATTGGAAAAAAAGTAGCTTCAGAGTTATGTACTGTAATTGATGATGGAACTATTAAAAATCAACGTGGTTCATTAAATATTGATGATGAAGGGGTGATCGGACAAAAAAATATACTTATTGAAAATGGAATTCTAAAAAAATATATGCAAGATAAGCTTAATGCTCGTTTAATGGGAACTGAATCTACTGGAAATGGTAGACGTGAATCTTATTCGCATTTGCCAATGCCAAGAATGACTAATACATATATGTTATCTGGTATATCGAAAATAGAAGATATTATTAAAAGTATTGATTATGGAATATACGCTATTAATTTTTCTGGTGGCCAAGTAGATATAACTTCTGGGCAATTTGTTTTTTCAACCTCAGAAGCATATTTAGTTGAAAAAGGTAAAATTTCATCCCCAATTAGAAATAGTACGCTAATAGGATCTGGAATAGAAGTAATGCAAAATATTTCTATGGTTGGAAATGATTTAAAAATGGACCACGGTGTAGGAATATGCGGTAAGGATGGTCAAAATATTCCCGTAGGAATAGGTCAACCTTCTATTAAAATAGATAAATTGACTATAGGCGGAACTATTCAGTAA
- the aroQ gene encoding type II 3-dehydroquinate dehydratase, translating to MKKKINVFLINGPNLNLLGSREPHIYGNNTLPDLIKNLIKKSEKLNISLSHIQSNAEHVLIEKIHAAKENNIDYIIINPAAFTHSSIALRDALIAVSIPFIEVHISNIYNRENFRSHSWFSDVSEGVITGLGLEGYYWALKTISKRCKI from the coding sequence ATGAAAAAAAAAATAAATGTTTTTCTAATAAATGGACCTAATCTCAACCTTTTAGGATCCAGAGAACCACATATATATGGTAATAATACTTTACCAGATTTAATAAAAAATTTAATAAAAAAATCAGAAAAGTTAAATATATCATTAAGTCATATACAATCTAATGCAGAACATGTATTAATTGAAAAGATACATGCTGCTAAAGAAAATAATATCGATTATATTATAATTAATCCAGCAGCTTTTACGCATAGTAGCATAGCACTAAGAGATGCATTAATTGCAGTTTCTATACCATTTATTGAGGTACATATTTCAAATATTTATAACAGAGAAAATTTCCGTTCTCATTCCTGGTTTTCTGACGTCTCTGAAGGTGTCATTACCGGATTAGGTTTAGAAGGTTATTATTGGGCGCTAAAAACAATATCTAAAAGATGTAAAATATAA
- the fis gene encoding DNA-binding transcriptional regulator Fis, whose product MSEDLIDTKFLVNYTKNNQNETIKKPLRLLVKKSLENYLLNLDNTKYINNLYPLILSELEQPLLDVIMQYTRGNQTKAALIMGINRSTLRKKLKKYGMN is encoded by the coding sequence ATGTCAGAAGATTTAATAGATACAAAATTTTTAGTAAATTATACTAAAAATAATCAAAATGAAACTATAAAAAAACCTTTACGTTTATTAGTCAAAAAATCTTTAGAAAATTATTTATTAAATTTAGATAATACTAAATATATCAATAATTTATATCCATTAATATTATCTGAACTTGAACAACCTTTATTGGATGTAATTATGCAATATACACGTGGTAATCAAACAAAAGCTGCTTTAATTATGGGGATAAATCGTAGTACTTTAAGAAAAAAACTAAAAAAATATGGTATGAATTAA
- the rluD gene encoding 23S rRNA pseudouridine(1911/1915/1917) synthase RluD produces the protein MEKKKISVLAPHTIVSGKRLDQIISKIFPQYSRSCLKNWILMNHVYVNGCIENKPNKKILGGEIITVYPIINKITSDLPENIVLNIIYEDNDLLVINKSPGLVVHPGAGNHTGTILNGLLHRYENSKYLPRCGIVHRLDKNTSGVMVIAKTIFSYYYLLKLLKNKKVIRKYQAIVKGNMISGGIINAPLIRNPSKRTSMIVHPLGKCAITSYKIIKRFKFYTHILLKLETGRTHQIRAHMLHIRYPILGDPLYGGINYSCNYFRKKYCYKKQTFSRQALHAHYIEFLNPITKQLMSYQADLPNDMKDLISDLDE, from the coding sequence TTGGAAAAAAAAAAAATAAGTGTATTAGCGCCACATACTATAGTTTCAGGAAAAAGATTAGATCAAATTATTTCTAAAATTTTTCCGCAGTATTCTCGTTCTTGTCTGAAAAATTGGATTCTTATGAATCATGTATATGTTAATGGTTGTATAGAAAATAAACCTAATAAAAAAATATTAGGAGGTGAAATTATCACGGTTTATCCAATTATTAATAAAATAACATCTGATTTGCCAGAAAATATTGTTTTAAATATTATTTATGAAGATAATGATTTATTAGTTATCAATAAATCTCCTGGTTTAGTTGTTCATCCTGGAGCTGGGAATCATACTGGTACAATTTTAAATGGATTATTACACCGTTATGAAAATAGTAAATATTTGCCTCGTTGCGGCATTGTTCATCGTCTAGATAAAAACACCAGTGGTGTAATGGTTATAGCAAAAACTATTTTTTCGTATTATTATTTATTGAAATTGTTAAAAAATAAAAAAGTTATTCGAAAATATCAAGCTATTGTAAAAGGAAACATGATTTCTGGTGGTATTATTAATGCTCCTCTTATACGAAATCCTTCAAAAAGAACATCTATGATAGTACATCCTTTAGGAAAGTGTGCTATTACATCTTATAAAATAATTAAGCGTTTTAAATTTTATACACATATTTTATTAAAATTGGAAACAGGTCGGACTCATCAAATTCGAGCGCATATGTTGCATATTAGATATCCTATATTAGGTGATCCTTTATATGGTGGAATTAATTATTCTTGTAATTATTTCAGAAAAAAATATTGTTATAAAAAGCAAACTTTTTCTCGTCAAGCATTGCATGCGCATTACATTGAATTTTTAAATCCCATTACTAAACAGTTGATGAGTTATCAAGCTGATCTACCTAATGATATGAAGGATCTTATATCAGATTTAGATGAGTAA
- a CDS encoding outer membrane protein assembly factor BamD, with the protein MILKRNILIICILLLIQSLACSKNDIQQKFIQEQKIYEYGRKELKKNKFNSAIFFLENMKKKNIFNIYWDKIQINLIYAYYKIENFSMAQKNIEEFIKLYPKHPNIDYVFYMKSLIDISLDKNIFVKTLSIINYKSDPFYAKRAFFELKNFLYRYPKSIYIINAKKDLFNLKKRLSEHDFKILQYYFSHKQYIAVINRGEEILQKYPETPCTLATLDYIKQSFISLKIFKTAEKVSKIISLNTMKNV; encoded by the coding sequence ATGATACTAAAAAGAAATATTTTAATTATTTGTATATTGCTATTAATACAATCTTTAGCTTGTTCAAAAAATGACATACAACAAAAATTTATTCAAGAACAAAAAATCTATGAATATGGAAGAAAAGAACTAAAAAAAAATAAATTTAATAGTGCAATATTTTTTTTAGAAAATATGAAAAAAAAAAATATTTTTAATATTTATTGGGATAAAATTCAAATTAATTTAATTTATGCTTATTATAAAATTGAAAATTTTAGTATGGCACAAAAAAACATAGAAGAATTTATAAAATTATATCCAAAACATCCAAATATCGATTATGTTTTTTATATGAAAAGTTTAATAGATATATCACTTGATAAAAATATTTTTGTAAAAACGTTATCGATCATAAATTATAAAAGCGATCCGTTTTATGCCAAAAGAGCTTTTTTTGAATTAAAAAATTTTTTATATCGTTACCCTAAAAGTATTTATATTATCAATGCCAAAAAAGATTTGTTTAATTTAAAAAAACGTTTATCAGAACATGATTTTAAAATATTACAATACTATTTTAGTCACAAACAATATATAGCAGTTATTAATAGAGGTGAAGAAATACTTCAAAAGTATCCAGAAACTCCATGTACACTTGCAACATTAGATTATATTAAGCAATCTTTTATCTCGTTAAAAATATTTAAAACTGCAGAAAAAGTATCTAAAATTATTTCATTAAACACAATGAAAAATGTTTAA